AATTGCAGCGACGAACAAAGATTTAGAAAAAGCCGTTGCCGAAAAAGAATTTCGAGAAGATTTATATTTTCGTTTAAGCGTCGTACCGATTACCATTCCATCTTTGAACGAGCGCCCTGAAGATATTTTTCCGCTGCTCACACATTTTGCCGAGCAGTTTGAAAAGAAATACAACCGAAAAAGAACGTTTGATAATGCGGTTATTCACGCACTGCTTGCACATGAGTGGAAAGGAAACGTACGAGAGTTAATCAATGTGATTGAACACGCGGTGGTTGTGTCTTCACAAACGCTGATTACAATGGAGCATTTGCCGCATTCTCTGCATAGGAAAAAACGGATTCAACACGTTGAAGAACATGGGGAAATGAAGCTTAATGACGCGTTAAACGAGCTGGAAAAAGAGATATTAGTAAAAGCAAAAAAACAGTATAAAACGACAACAGAAATAGGCGAAGCACTCGGAATCAGTCAGCCTTCAGTTGTTAGAAAATTAAAAAAACATTCTGTTTTTTAACGTCTTTGGCACGCTCTTTGCATGTAAAACAAGTACAAACACATTACTTGATAGATTGCGAGGAGGAAGTCAGATGACACAGGCATCACTTACACAGTTAATGAACAGTTTACCGGATTTACTAGCACCAAGCATGGCGAAAGATCACCCTAATTTACCCGTGGTAAAAGCAGAGGGCTGCTACTACTACGGAGCGGACGGAAAAACGTATTTAGATTTTACATCAGGTATTGCAACAGCGAATACAGGTCATCGTCACCCTAAAGTTGTACAAGCGATTAAAGATAGCGTTGATCATCTTATGCACGGCCCGTCAGGTGTGATTATGTACGAATCTATTTTACAGCTTGCTGAAGAATTAAAAACAGTATTGCCAAGAGGCCTGGACTGCTTTTTCTTTGCTAACAGCGGAACTGAAGCAATAGAAGGAGCGTTAAAGCTAGCAAAATACGTGACGCAAAGGCCTTATACGGTTTCGTTTATGGGCTGCTTTCACGGCCGTTCTCTCGGAGCGCTTAGCGTGACAACATCAAAAAGCAAATACCGGAAATTTCTTCAGCCATCGGGCTTAACGTATCAAGTGCCTTATGCAGACGTGACTCAGTGTCCAAAAGGAGAAGATCCGGAAATCTACTGCGTGGAAAAGTTAGAAAAAGATTTTGACACGTTGTTTAAGCATCAAGTAACGCCGGAAGAAGTGGCGTGCATGATTGTAGAGCCGGTTCTTGGAGAAGGCGGCTACGTAATCCCTCCGAAAGCATGGCTGCAAAAAATAAGAGAAGTATGTGATAGACACGGCATTCTGCTTATTTTTGACGAAGTGCAAACAGGGTTTGGACGTACCGGCGAGTGGTTTGCAGCTCAAACGTTTGACGTGACGCCTGACATTATGGCAATCGCAAAAGGCATAGCATCAGGACTTCCGTTAAGTGCTACTGTAGCTTCCAAACAGCTCATGGAAAAGTGGCCGATTGGTACACACGGAACAACTTTTGGAGGCAATCCCATTGCTTGTTCAGCAGCACTTGCGACGCTGGACGTATTAAAAGAAGAAAAGCTGATTGAGAACTCAAAAGCAATGGGGAAATATGCAGCGGATCAGCTTCAGCATTTAAAAGCGAAGCATGAAGTGATCGGAAGCATTCGTTCAGTAGGACTAATGATTGGAATTGAAATTATTAATCCAAAAACAAAGCAAGGCGACGGAAATCTTCTTCTTGAGATTTTAGACAAATGTTTGGAAAAAGGGGTGCTGTTTTACCTTTGCGGAAATAGCGGAGAAGTGATTCGAATGATTCCTCCTTTAACGATTACAAAGGAAGAAATTGATGCCGGGCTTCGCGTGTTAGACGAAGCATTAACAGAAATCACAAGCCTTCACGTGATCTAAAGCTTTAGGAAGCTCTTTGTTTCAATGAAAGATAGATTGACCCATAATAAGGAGGAATCTGTTATGAACGGACTGGATATGACGGTTATGTTTGTCTATTTTGGCGTATTGGTTGTAGCGGGTATTATTGGCTCGTTAAAAGCAAAGTCATCAGAAGATTTTATTTTAGCCGGAAGAAACTTAGGGATGTTTATGTATTTAGGATGTTTATCAGCCGTTATTTTAGGCGGAGCGTCAACGATTGGAACGGCTCAGCTTGGCTACGAGCACGGGCTGTCTGGCATTTGGTTTGTGACGATGATTGGACTTGGAATCATTACGCTTGGCACGATTTTCATTAAGCGGATTTCGTCGTTGAAAGTGACCACTATCAGTGAGCTGCTAGGAAAAAGATATAACGCTCAAGCGCAAATTATCAGCGCGGTTGTTGCCGCTATTTATACACTCATGGTATCAGTCACTCAAGTGATTGGAATGGGAACAATCATTCATGCGTTGCTTGGATGGAACATGACGGCATCGATGTTAATTGGCGGTTCGATTGTTTTGTTCTATACGATTTTAGGCGGAATGTGGAGCGTAACGGTTACTGATATTATTCAATTTGTTGTGATGACGGTAGCGATTTTTGGATTTATGCTTCCAATGAGCGTATCAGAAGCAGGAGGTTTCAAAGCCCTTACCGGAGATTTGCCATCATCTTATTTTGATTTTTCATCGATTGGATACGGTCAAATCTTTCAGTATTTCCTTCTATATACGCTTGGTATGGCAGTATCTCAAGATATTTGGCAGCGAGTATTTACGGCGCGAACAGAAAAAATTGCGCGAAACGGCTCCATTTTTGCAGGGGTGTACAGCATTGCCTACGCGATTGCGGGAAGTGTAATTGGAATGTGTGCATATTTGCTGCTGCCAAACGCAGAAAGCAGTCAAAGCATTTTTGCGACGCTTGCGATTCAAATTCTGCCTCAAGGGTTATTAGGTCTCGTACTAGCGGGCGTTTGTTCGGCGCTGATGTCAACTGCTTCAGGAACGCTGCTTGCGTCTTCTACGCTGATTAGTAACGATATCATTAAAAAAGTGTGGCTTAAAAATATTTCAGAGAAAAACTATTTAGTTTTAACCCGTGTGAATACACTTATTGTCGGCGTACTTGCTATTATTTTTGCTCTTTGGATTCAAGACGTGCTTGTTGCTTTAGACGTGGCGTATGCGATTTTATCAGGAGCGATTTTTGTTCCGTTTGTTGTGTCCCTGTTTTGGAAAGACATTCATCCAAAAGCAGGAGTTTCAGCGATTGTTGTTAGTACGCTAGTAGTACTTGGAGGTCTATTGATTGAAGGACTTTCTTCTACCACTCCAATTCTATACGGTATTTCAAGCAGCATCATCGTGATGGCTGGATTTGCGGTTATGGCTCGAAACAAAGAACTGTCTGATCAAGAAAAGGTTCAAGAAGATATGTGAATAAGGGGGTAAAAAGCTTCTCATAGTAAAGTGAGAAGCTTTTTAGCATTTTGTGTGCATAAGTATAGACAACAAACGGCAGAGAGGAGTACACTAGACGCTCAGATTATAGAGATAAGGAGATTGTCAAATGAAAAGCAGAACGTCCGTAATGGTTAGTATTGTACTGGCAATGCTAGTGGCTTCGCTTGATTCAACGATTATGAATACGACGATGCCCGTTATTGCAAAAGAGCTTGGAAGATTCGATTTGTACGCGTGGTCGTTTGCTTCGTACATGATTGCAAGTACGATTTTATCTCCGGTAGCGGGAAGATTATCGGATTTATTTGGCCGCAAAAAAGTATTTGGGTTTGGAATTATTGCTTTTTTAATTGGTTCGATGCTTTGCGGCGTGGCAAATACGATGATTCAGCTTGTTCTTTTCCGTGCGGTTCAAGGAATAGGAGCCGGGTTTATGGTGGCCTTTCCCGCTATTATTGCCGGAGACTTATTTCCAGTTGAGAAGCGAGGGAAAATTCAGGCGCTCTTTACAACGATGTGGGGATTATCAGCTGTGTTGGCTCCGCTTTTAGGCGCTTTTTTTGTGGATTATTTAACGTGGAGATGGATTTTCTTTATTAATTTACCGGTATGTATCGTTTCATTTCTTACGTTAATGCCGTATCAAGAAAGCTATGAGCCGAAAAGAGCAAAAGTCGATTACATCGGTGCTATATTGTTTGGAGCTGGCGTTACGTTACTGCTGCTTGTGACGGTAGTGGAACAAAACCGAGTTGTGTATGCAGTAGCGGGACTTATTTTATTGGTCATTTTTTATCTCCATGAACGAAAACATGCTTCTCCGATTGTACCGCTGTCCATGTTCCAAAACAAAACGCTGTCATGGATTAATATCAATGCGTTTATTGGAACGGTGGCTTTATTCGGAACGTCAAGCTACATTCCGTTATTTTTACAGCGAGTGGCGCATTTGTCACTGTTTATGAGCGGAGTGGCGCTGTTAGGAACAGCGGTCGGATGGATGTCTGTGTCCGTGCCTGCGGGTAAATGGATTTTAAAACATGGCTACAGAAAGCTGTTGTTAATCGGGAATGTGCTGCTGGTTGGTTCGGGAACACTTCTAATGATGTTAAATGAAAGTCACGGCTTCTTTTATGTGTTTTGCGTCATGATTGTACAAGGACTGTCGTTTGGTCTGCTTTCTACGGTTGGAGTCATTGGTGTACAGCAATTAGTAGGAGGACATGAAAGAGGTATTTCAACGTCATTTTTTATGTTTTGCCGAAACATGGGAACAGCAATCGGCGTTACGATTATGGGTGCGTTGCTGACTTCAGGCGGAAGCTTTATGGCAGGCATTCATCACTTGTTTTTATTTGGCTTTGCCGGAAGCATCGTGGCGTTATTAACGTCGTTAAAGATTCAAAACGATACGGAAACAAAGCACAATCGAGCTGCTAGTTGAGGGAATTTATGCTAAATATGTTTATTTCATAAAAAAACGGGAAGAGACACAATAAGGTCATAGAATTGCCTGAGAAATCGTAGGCATATTCTTCTTCTTCTTTCACTTACTACATGTGGGACGCCGGGTATCGGCGTCTTTTTTTGTGCTGTAAAGAAGCTGCTTATATTATCCATAAGTAATCTCGTTCAAATAATGGGACTTTCTACAAAAATAAGTCTTTAAATGGTAAGAAACATTAGGTATAATTTAGTGGTTATTTAGCATATTTTAGAAATGTTTGACTGAGTTTGTACGAAAAAGTGAAAGGGGATATTTCATGTCATGGCTCACCAAATGGTCGTTTAAAAACAAAGCGGCTATTACCATTATGTCTATTTTAATTTTAGCTTTAGGAGTTATTAGTTATTTTACACTTCCGATGGAGTTCCTGCCGACCGCTGATCAGCCTCAAGTGTCAGTAGTAGTTATGGGGCAAGGAACGGATGCGGATTCTATGGAAAAACAAGTTACGTCACCAATTGAAGAAGCGGTAGCCGGTGTTAAAGGAAAAAGCAACGTGTATTCGACAACGGGAGACGGCTATTCCAAAATCGATATTTCATTTGAATCCAAAACGGATATGAAAGAAGCAAAAACAAACGTTCAAGAAGCGCTGTCTTCGGTGCAGCTTCCAGCCAGCGTATCAAAGCCTAATGTTATTCAATTAAACACCTCTATGATTCCCATCGCAGATATTTCACTCACATTTAAAGAAGGATTAACAAGAGACAATCTGGATCTTGCAGAGAAAAAACTGATCCCTAAATATAAAGACATTAAAGGCATTGCGAGTGTCCAAACATATGGAACAGCGGATTCCTACGTGTCTATTAAAGTGGACAATAAAAAATTGTCACAAAAGAACGTAACGATTGATAAAGTCATCAGCGTGTTAGAAGGAAAAAACACGTCGCTTGCAGTTGGAGAAAAAGTCATTAATAACAAGTCGAGCAATATCAACGTAACTGGTAAAATTGATAGCTTGGACAAAGTGAAAAAGCTGCCGGTTGCACAGGGTGTAACGCTAGGCGACCTTGCAAAAGTAGAGGTGAAAAAGCCTGAAGGCGTCGTGACGCATATTAACGGAAAAGATGCACTTTTACTTATTGTGACAAAAGACAGTCACTCAAACGCCGTTAGCATTACAAAAGAAGTAAAAAAACTGTCTCAGCAAATTAGCAAAGACTATAACAATGTGGACGCTTCTGTATTTTTTGCAACGGGAGACAGCGTACAAAACTCTGTTCATTCAATGA
The genomic region above belongs to Priestia megaterium and contains:
- a CDS encoding MFS transporter, producing the protein MKSRTSVMVSIVLAMLVASLDSTIMNTTMPVIAKELGRFDLYAWSFASYMIASTILSPVAGRLSDLFGRKKVFGFGIIAFLIGSMLCGVANTMIQLVLFRAVQGIGAGFMVAFPAIIAGDLFPVEKRGKIQALFTTMWGLSAVLAPLLGAFFVDYLTWRWIFFINLPVCIVSFLTLMPYQESYEPKRAKVDYIGAILFGAGVTLLLLVTVVEQNRVVYAVAGLILLVIFYLHERKHASPIVPLSMFQNKTLSWININAFIGTVALFGTSSYIPLFLQRVAHLSLFMSGVALLGTAVGWMSVSVPAGKWILKHGYRKLLLIGNVLLVGSGTLLMMLNESHGFFYVFCVMIVQGLSFGLLSTVGVIGVQQLVGGHERGISTSFFMFCRNMGTAIGVTIMGALLTSGGSFMAGIHHLFLFGFAGSIVALLTSLKIQNDTETKHNRAAS
- a CDS encoding sodium:solute symporter family protein — protein: MNGLDMTVMFVYFGVLVVAGIIGSLKAKSSEDFILAGRNLGMFMYLGCLSAVILGGASTIGTAQLGYEHGLSGIWFVTMIGLGIITLGTIFIKRISSLKVTTISELLGKRYNAQAQIISAVVAAIYTLMVSVTQVIGMGTIIHALLGWNMTASMLIGGSIVLFYTILGGMWSVTVTDIIQFVVMTVAIFGFMLPMSVSEAGGFKALTGDLPSSYFDFSSIGYGQIFQYFLLYTLGMAVSQDIWQRVFTARTEKIARNGSIFAGVYSIAYAIAGSVIGMCAYLLLPNAESSQSIFATLAIQILPQGLLGLVLAGVCSALMSTASGTLLASSTLISNDIIKKVWLKNISEKNYLVLTRVNTLIVGVLAIIFALWIQDVLVALDVAYAILSGAIFVPFVVSLFWKDIHPKAGVSAIVVSTLVVLGGLLIEGLSSTTPILYGISSSIIVMAGFAVMARNKELSDQEKVQEDM
- a CDS encoding aspartate aminotransferase family protein translates to MTQASLTQLMNSLPDLLAPSMAKDHPNLPVVKAEGCYYYGADGKTYLDFTSGIATANTGHRHPKVVQAIKDSVDHLMHGPSGVIMYESILQLAEELKTVLPRGLDCFFFANSGTEAIEGALKLAKYVTQRPYTVSFMGCFHGRSLGALSVTTSKSKYRKFLQPSGLTYQVPYADVTQCPKGEDPEIYCVEKLEKDFDTLFKHQVTPEEVACMIVEPVLGEGGYVIPPKAWLQKIREVCDRHGILLIFDEVQTGFGRTGEWFAAQTFDVTPDIMAIAKGIASGLPLSATVASKQLMEKWPIGTHGTTFGGNPIACSAALATLDVLKEEKLIENSKAMGKYAADQLQHLKAKHEVIGSIRSVGLMIGIEIINPKTKQGDGNLLLEILDKCLEKGVLFYLCGNSGEVIRMIPPLTITKEEIDAGLRVLDEALTEITSLHVI